The proteins below are encoded in one region of Andreesenia angusta:
- a CDS encoding AzlC family ABC transporter permease: protein MKEKIESLKAAFPHTIPVFTGFTFLGIAYGILMNSKGYGVGWTALMSFIVFTGASQYLAITFLTTAFNPLYALLMTIMVSARHLFYGISLLDKFKGTGALKPYLIFGLCDETFSIVHSSEPPEGVDRNWFMFFITALNHFYWVAGSALGAFLGSMVSFSIEGLDFVLTALFVVTFVEQWKSQENHMPAVIGVTCSALSLLAFGKDGFIIPAMISILVSLTLARGKKDKAASESGVLEEGIE, encoded by the coding sequence TTGAAAGAAAAAATAGAATCGTTGAAAGCCGCATTCCCACATACAATTCCAGTCTTCACGGGGTTTACTTTCTTGGGGATAGCATACGGAATACTTATGAACAGCAAGGGATATGGAGTTGGATGGACAGCGCTTATGAGTTTTATTGTATTTACTGGGGCTTCTCAGTACCTTGCAATAACTTTTCTTACAACTGCATTCAATCCGCTTTATGCGCTGCTTATGACGATAATGGTAAGCGCAAGGCATCTATTCTACGGCATTTCGCTGCTAGATAAATTCAAGGGTACAGGAGCTTTAAAGCCCTATCTCATATTCGGGCTTTGCGATGAGACATTCTCGATAGTCCATTCCTCGGAGCCGCCCGAGGGAGTGGATAGAAACTGGTTTATGTTTTTTATAACGGCGCTCAACCACTTTTACTGGGTTGCAGGGTCAGCTCTGGGAGCTTTTCTAGGGAGCATGGTCTCTTTCAGCATAGAGGGACTGGACTTTGTGCTTACAGCCCTATTCGTAGTGACTTTTGTAGAGCAGTGGAAGTCGCAGGAGAACCATATGCCGGCAGTTATAGGCGTGACCTGTTCTGCCCTAAGTCTTTTGGCTTTCGGAAAAGACGGATTTATAATCCCGGCCATGATCTCAATACTTGTCTCACTTACACTGGCTAGAGGCAAAAAGGACAAAGCTGCAAGCGAAAGCGGTGTACTAGAG
- a CDS encoding acyl-CoA thioesterase gives MNRTEIRVRYSETDQMGVVYHANYLAWFEVGRVEYLRDIGLDYRAMESQGIMVPVLEVNCKYRHPAKYDDIVTVETRLSEVKRAKFYFEYMVFRKEDSELLATGRTEHIFVDSEFRPINLKKQHPQMWEKLNR, from the coding sequence ATGAATAGAACAGAGATAAGAGTTAGGTACTCCGAGACAGATCAGATGGGCGTTGTATACCATGCAAACTACCTGGCCTGGTTTGAAGTCGGAAGGGTTGAATACCTGAGGGATATAGGGCTTGACTACAGAGCTATGGAGAGCCAGGGAATAATGGTGCCGGTGCTTGAAGTGAACTGCAAGTACCGCCATCCAGCCAAGTATGACGACATAGTGACTGTAGAGACTAGGCTTTCCGAGGTAAAGAGGGCCAAGTTCTACTTTGAGTACATGGTGTTCAGAAAAGAGGACTCCGAGCTGCTTGCAACCGGGAGGACAGAGCATATATTTGTGGACTCAGAGTTCAGGCCTATAAACTTGAAAAAGCAACATCCACAGATGTGGGAAAAATTGAATAGATAA
- the pyk gene encoding pyruvate kinase — protein sequence MKKTKIVATIGPASDSREVLAEIMKRGLNVARLNFSHGSHPEHLARMETIKAVREELELPVAIMLDTKGPEIRTRDFAEKEVILEDGQDYTVTTRDIVGDNTICSVTYEHLADDVKVGDRILIDDGLIELEIVKIEGTEIRCKVKNGGPVSNHKGVNIPMVNINLPAVTERDVSDIKFGIAQEVDFIAASFVRKAQDVLDIRKVLEENHGTDIHIISKIENHEGVENIDQIIEVSDGIMVARGDLGVEIPPEDVPMVQKHIIKKCNEAGKPVITATQMLDSMIRNPRPTRAEVTDVANAILDGTDAIMLSGETAMGKYPVEAVTTMKNIAIKTEDSMNYKRILKEKSIQQDSSITDAISFSACATAQNLGAKAILSPTASGYTPIVVSSFRPKSPIIAATESRKVFRRLSLVWGVYPVIATESDATDDLIEHSIDASIDNGFIGDGDLIVITTGIPVGVAGSTNMIKVQRVGESILKGTGIGRAPIDGRVCNISTLEDFKKKFRPGDIVVAMSVEKPMVKYLEKASGLITEEGGYTSNGAIVALNIGIPVIVGVEDAKLRLEDDEVIRMDPLKGLIYKNSIKV from the coding sequence ATGAAAAAGACTAAGATAGTTGCAACTATAGGGCCTGCTTCAGACAGCAGAGAAGTCTTGGCCGAGATAATGAAGAGGGGACTCAATGTGGCGAGGCTTAACTTCTCCCACGGATCTCACCCTGAGCATCTGGCCAGGATGGAGACGATAAAGGCTGTAAGAGAAGAGCTTGAGCTTCCTGTAGCCATAATGCTAGACACCAAGGGGCCAGAGATAAGGACAAGGGACTTTGCGGAAAAGGAAGTAATACTGGAGGACGGTCAGGACTACACTGTGACAACAAGGGACATAGTTGGAGACAACACCATTTGCAGCGTCACCTATGAACATCTGGCAGACGACGTGAAGGTAGGAGACAGGATACTGATAGACGACGGGCTTATAGAGCTTGAGATAGTCAAGATAGAGGGAACAGAGATAAGGTGCAAGGTGAAAAATGGAGGGCCTGTTTCAAACCACAAGGGCGTGAACATCCCCATGGTCAACATAAACTTGCCCGCCGTCACAGAGAGGGATGTATCGGATATAAAATTCGGGATAGCGCAGGAAGTGGACTTCATAGCCGCCTCTTTTGTGAGAAAGGCGCAGGATGTGCTGGACATAAGGAAGGTGCTAGAGGAGAACCACGGCACCGACATACACATAATATCCAAGATAGAGAACCACGAAGGCGTGGAGAATATAGACCAGATAATAGAGGTTTCGGACGGAATAATGGTGGCTAGGGGAGACCTTGGGGTCGAGATTCCGCCTGAAGACGTGCCTATGGTACAGAAGCATATCATAAAGAAATGTAACGAGGCTGGAAAGCCTGTAATCACAGCTACGCAGATGCTGGACTCCATGATAAGGAATCCAAGGCCTACAAGAGCAGAGGTCACTGACGTGGCAAACGCCATACTCGATGGAACAGACGCCATAATGCTCTCTGGCGAGACTGCGATGGGCAAATACCCTGTGGAAGCTGTCACAACCATGAAGAACATAGCTATAAAGACAGAGGACTCCATGAACTACAAGAGGATTCTGAAAGAGAAGTCCATACAGCAGGACTCGAGCATCACAGATGCCATAAGCTTCTCAGCATGTGCCACAGCCCAGAACCTAGGGGCCAAGGCGATACTTTCGCCTACGGCAAGTGGATACACGCCTATAGTGGTTTCGAGCTTCAGGCCTAAGTCGCCTATAATAGCAGCTACAGAGTCTCGAAAAGTGTTCAGAAGGCTTTCGCTTGTATGGGGAGTATACCCTGTAATAGCTACTGAGTCGGATGCCACAGATGACCTGATAGAGCATTCGATAGATGCGTCTATAGACAACGGGTTTATAGGAGACGGCGATCTTATAGTCATAACTACAGGTATACCTGTAGGGGTGGCTGGAAGTACCAATATGATAAAAGTCCAGAGAGTAGGTGAGAGTATACTCAAGGGAACTGGAATAGGAAGGGCACCTATAGATGGAAGGGTATGTAATATATCCACTCTAGAGGACTTCAAGAAAAAGTTCAGGCCAGGAGACATAGTAGTGGCTATGAGCGTAGAAAAGCCTATGGTTAAATACCTTGAAAAAGCCTCGGGGCTTATAACAGAAGAGGGAGGCTACACTTCAAACGGAGCGATAGTCGCGCTCAACATAGGAATACCTGTGATAGTCGGGGTGGAAGACGCCAAGTTGAGGCTTGAAGACGACGAAGTCATAAGAATGGATCCGCTTAAAGGGCTTATATACAAGAATTCTATAAAGGTTTAG
- the pfkA gene encoding 6-phosphofructokinase has protein sequence MKTIGVLTSGGDSPGMNAAIRAVVRYGIYSGLKVLGIKEGFKGLMEGKIEEMELSSVANIIQRGGTILRSARSDEFMTDRGKEKALNILKVFNIDGLVVIGGDGTFRGALDLSKLGVPVIGVPGTIDNDLGYTDYTIGFDTVVNTVVDAIGKIRDTTESHGRASIIEVMGRRCGDIALQSGLAGGADSVIVPEVGLDEVNICKKLIDSRNRGKRHSIIIFAEGVGDVTPYELGDIIKKNTDIDTRVTILGHLQRGGSPSAFDRTLASRLGAKAVQLLLEGDAGKLVGRRNGVLVAEEIEIGLSMEKVFDEETYKLTDILSI, from the coding sequence TTGAAGACAATAGGTGTGCTTACAAGTGGAGGAGATTCGCCGGGAATGAACGCGGCCATAAGGGCTGTGGTGAGATACGGCATATACAGCGGCCTGAAGGTGCTTGGAATAAAAGAGGGATTCAAGGGTCTTATGGAAGGCAAGATAGAGGAGATGGAGCTTTCATCTGTGGCCAATATAATCCAGAGAGGTGGAACTATCCTCAGAAGCGCTAGAAGCGACGAGTTTATGACTGACAGAGGAAAGGAAAAGGCGCTGAACATACTCAAGGTGTTCAACATAGATGGACTTGTAGTCATAGGCGGAGACGGAACTTTCAGAGGAGCGCTGGACCTTAGCAAGCTAGGTGTTCCTGTCATAGGAGTTCCAGGGACGATAGACAACGACCTTGGGTATACAGACTACACTATAGGCTTCGACACAGTTGTAAACACAGTGGTAGACGCCATAGGCAAGATAAGGGATACAACTGAGTCGCACGGAAGGGCCAGTATAATAGAGGTGATGGGAAGAAGGTGCGGAGATATAGCGCTGCAGTCTGGGCTTGCAGGTGGGGCGGACAGCGTAATAGTCCCTGAAGTCGGGCTAGACGAAGTAAATATATGCAAGAAGCTCATAGACTCCAGAAATAGAGGCAAGAGGCACTCTATAATAATATTTGCAGAAGGAGTTGGAGATGTAACGCCTTACGAGCTTGGAGACATTATAAAGAAGAACACGGACATAGACACTAGAGTGACTATACTGGGACATCTGCAAAGAGGAGGAAGTCCTTCTGCCTTTGACAGGACACTTGCCAGTAGGCTGGGAGCCAAGGCAGTGCAGCTTCTACTGGAAGGAGATGCAGGGAAGCTAGTGGGAAGGCGAAACGGAGTGCTTGTAGCAGAGGAAATAGAAATTGGGCTTTCAATGGAAAAGGTATTTGATGAGGAGACCTACAAGCTGACGGACATACTTTCGATTTAA